The region CAAGGTATTTTTCGCTTTTCTTATTATTGTCAATGTTGCAACATCAGTGTACAATATTGGCGAAAGAGAGGTGCCTGCATGGATTGTGAACACCAATACTACAGTATTATCTTAAAAGCGTGTTCCCGCCGGGAAAAGCTGGGTCGCCGCCTGGAAACAGTCTTACTTCGCGGGCGGTTGGCAATAAAAAAAGCCGGAGATGCTGTCTCCGGCTTTTTAGTTTTCAACTATTTTTTCAGCGCAATAACCACTTTACGGTATGGCTCGTCGCCTTCACTGTAAGTTACTATTCTATTATCATTCTGGAGCGCCATGTGGATAATTTTCCGTTCCTGCGGACTCATGGGCTCAAGCACTACCCGTTCACCCCGGCGCTTAACTTTATCTGCCAAACGCATTGCCAGACGGGACAGCGTTTCTGCCCGGCGCTTGCGGTAATCTTCAACATCAAGAATAATCCGGCAACGTTCATCAGCATCACGGTTAGCGGCAAGATTAGTAAGATACTGTAAGGCATCAAGGGTCTGACCATGCTTGCCGATTAATACCCCTAGATCATCACCGCGCAAATTAATTACGACATGGTCGTTGTGAGTCATTTTTTCCATATGCACAGCGATATTCATGGCTTTAAAAACTTGATTCAGAAACAGACGCGCTTCCTCTACCGGATCTATCGGACGAACAGTAACCCGTACTTTCGCAAGCTTGGAACCGATAAACCCGAACAGTCCCTTACTAGGTACTTCCAATACTTCGTAATCAACCCGGTCACGACTTACCTCCAGTTCAGCCAATGCCAGACTAATAGCTTCATCAATAGTTTTTCCCGTTTTTTCCGTAACAGTAAGCTTACCAAGCATAATTAGCGTGCCTCCTTACGAACAACCGCAGGATCATTCCTGTACATAAACCACTGCTGACCAATCTGGAAAAGATTGCTGACTACCCAATAAAGAACCAAGCCACCCGGGAAATTCAAGCTAATATAGCCGATAAACAGCGGCATGAATACCATCATCATTTTGGCTTGCTGATTCATTTCCGAAGTAGTCTGCTTTTGTTGAATATATGTAGTAAGTGCTGACAGTACCGGCAAAATATATGTATGGTCAGGCTGGGCCAAATCTGTCATCCACAAAAAACTTGGCGGCTGCTGAACATAATGGTAGTCGCGGATAGCAAAGAAAATGGAAATCAAAAACGGCATTTGCACAAGGAGCGGCAAACATCCGGCCAGCGGATTAACACCGGCTTCTTTATACAAGATAGCCAACTCTTTATTAAGTTTTTCCGGATTACCTTTATATTTTTCCTGCAATTCTTTCATTTTGGGCTGAATTTCCTGCATAGCTTTCATTGACTTTACTTGTTTGACAGTAAGCGGATACAAAATAGCTTTAATGGCAATAGTCAAAAGAATTATGGCTAAGCCATAACTTGCAAAGCCCATACCAGCTGTCAAATTATAAAAGAATGTCAACGCGCTTTGCATAATATTGCTTAAAAAATCCAAAAACTTTCCCTCCTGCAAATAATTGGATGTTTATTTAAACAGGATCATACCCACCAGGATGAAAAGGATGACAGCGCAAAATACGCCGCACAGCCATGATCACGCCGTGGGCTACCCCATATTTTTCGATAGCCATTAGCGCATACTCAGAGCATGTAGGTATAAACCGGCAACTCGGCGGTTTTAGCGGTGAAATAAATAACCGGTAAAACTTAATAGCGCCAATAATCATTACAGTAACTATTTTTTTCATAATTGTCCTGCCATAATTTTAGCTTTAGCAGCCAATTCCAAAAAAGCTTTCCTTACTCGTTCCAATCCTGCGTTTATAAGCGGCTGACGTCCCACAAGCACCAAGTCAACACCATTAATAAGTTCCGCCTGGTGCAGCCGGTATGTTTCCCGCATCAACCGTTTTAAGCGATTGCGCACAACAGCTGTCCCTAATCGTTTGCCGGCGGCGAAGCCAACCCG is a window of Sporomusaceae bacterium ACPt DNA encoding:
- the yidC2 gene encoding Membrane protein insertase YidC 2, which translates into the protein MDFLSNIMQSALTFFYNLTAGMGFASYGLAIILLTIAIKAILYPLTVKQVKSMKAMQEIQPKMKELQEKYKGNPEKLNKELAILYKEAGVNPLAGCLPLLVQMPFLISIFFAIRDYHYVQQPPSFLWMTDLAQPDHTYILPVLSALTTYIQQKQTTSEMNQQAKMMMVFMPLFIGYISLNFPGGLVLYWVVSNLFQIGQQWFMYRNDPAVVRKEAR
- the yidD gene encoding Putative membrane protein insertion efficiency factor; translated protein: MKKIVTVMIIGAIKFYRLFISPLKPPSCRFIPTCSEYALMAIEKYGVAHGVIMAVRRILRCHPFHPGGYDPV
- the rnpA gene encoding Ribonuclease P protein component — its product is MAYFFHFVVKIFMNRMITMVKRFKLPKCGRLCQNKSFQAVYRSGRSYANKYLVIYVLPNQSACRRVGFAAGKRLGTAVVRNRLKRLMRETYRLHQAELINGVDLVLVGRQPLINAGLERVRKAFLELAAKAKIMAGQL